The DNA segment GCGAAGAGCTCATCTTCCATCGTGCGCAGATCGTCGGAGTAGGTCTTTCCGAGCATGGCTGGAGAAGTGAACATCGGCGTGCCGACGGGGCAGGGGTAGCCTTCCAATTGCCACGAGTCGGCGTCGATGATGAAGACGTTCTTCTTCTCATCGACCATGAGGTTCTTGGGGTTAATGTCGGCGACGATCACGTTCATGGAGTGCAGGTACTGGACCTTCTCCAGGAACGAGATACAGATGTCGACAAGATCGACCTTCCTCCAGTTTGGGAACTCGCGCTCGAACTTCCGCTTGTTGAAGATCGTGCGTTGGAACTCGCGGCCGCTCGCTTTCGGCATCACGTATCCGACGAACTCTCCCTGCTTGTTCCGGACAATTGCGGACGGGATGCACAGACCCTGCGCGCGAAGGCTCCGACCGACGAGCAGCTCGATCTTCTCCTTGCGGTGTCGCGTGAGGTGATCTTTGTCGAAAATTTTGACGACCGCGTTGCCGTCCACTTCGTACACGGACCCCTCGCCGCCCTCGCCGAGGAGTGCGCCCAGCACGAGGGCGCCACTCCGGTCAGTGGACATCCGGGTGACGGTGTCGCCCTGGGTAGGGAGCATGGAGAACGTCAGCGGTGTGTCGCTTGGCCTCAGTGTTGGCCGCGGCGAGAAGGGGTTGATCGGCGTTGGTGCAACGGTTCGTCGCGGTGTCGGTGATGAAGAATTTGCGACCCGAGGGCCGGGTATGACCGTAGGTTCCTTCAGACCGAACGCCTTGCTGAAATCGTTCAGAAGGAGCTTCAGAGCCGCGACCTCGGACTGGTCCTTGAAGTTGCCGATTCCTTCGGCAATGTGTGTTGCATGGCGCTTGTACTTGCGGAACCCGCGCTCGAACAGCGACTCGTCGGAGTCGACCTCGAGGTCGCCATCTCTTGTGAGAGTCCCGACGAGTAGGCGCTTGGTGAGCCGATGCGCGAGCAGGCGGATGCGTAGCTTGATCGTGATGTCGTGAGTGAGAAGGCACATCTCATAGGTGCTGGCGAACCGCTCGAAGAGCTTCAGGAAGAGGTCGTCAGCGTAAGGGTTGGTGTCATCGCCGAGGTCTTTCCGAACAAGCCCGACGTCGCTCGCACTCTCGAGGAAGGTCAGCGCTGCACCGGCCTTCTTGATCGCCTCGGCGCGCTCCGCAGACTCGCCCGAGGGGTCGATTCGGCTCTGCTTGGTGAGTTCGTCGATGACCTTTGTTGGTACGACGATGGGATTACCGTTCGCGAGGATCGTGCTGTGGCCACGCTCGAAGAGGCGCTTGAGTCCACCGGCGCGGCGCGCGTCTGTGTCCATGAAGACGTTCGTGTCGATGAACAGCCGTCGGTTCGACTGGAGGAACTCGACGGGGTCGAGGAGCTGGTAGTCGATCGGTTTGGACACTGAGCGCCCTCCACGTTTCTGGAAGTCCGGAGCTTCGGGGTCGGAAGTCTGCGTCGGGACGCCGCCCTCGGCTGAGCGTTCCGACCAGGCGAGTCGCTCGTGAAGCAGTGCCACGGAGAGGATCGGGAG comes from the Agromyces marinus genome and includes:
- a CDS encoding protein kinase domain-containing protein produces the protein MHDWAGEEEAHDQTDEESLGDFPDEGHAVTGVVASISDEEVLVDVGLRTLGRIPSRELPANVNGKPREALSVGDEIEALVLDSRYGSLPILSVALLHERLAWSERSAEGGVPTQTSDPEAPDFQKRGGRSVSKPIDYQLLDPVEFLQSNRRLFIDTNVFMDTDARRAGGLKRLFERGHSTILANGNPIVVPTKVIDELTKQSRIDPSGESAERAEAIKKAGAALTFLESASDVGLVRKDLGDDTNPYADDLFLKLFERFASTYEMCLLTHDITIKLRIRLLAHRLTKRLLVGTLTRDGDLEVDSDESLFERGFRKYKRHATHIAEGIGNFKDQSEVAALKLLLNDFSKAFGLKEPTVIPGPRVANSSSPTPRRTVAPTPINPFSPRPTLRPSDTPLTFSMLPTQGDTVTRMSTDRSGALVLGALLGEGGEGSVYEVDGNAVVKIFDKDHLTRHRKEKIELLVGRSLRAQGLCIPSAIVRNKQGEFVGYVMPKASGREFQRTIFNKRKFEREFPNWRKVDLVDICISFLEKVQYLHSMNVIVADINPKNLMVDEKKNVFIIDADSWQLEGYPCPVGTPMFTSPAMLGKTYSDDLRTMEDELFAVATMLFMIVMTGQFPYIRTGTDGDMVQLIREGNFAFQYENRNNKDQPDGDWKYMWSHIHKPVKDLFWNTFHREGTRYEKRPTATEWLEAFRGYKNYLGNPRTNFDPMSNDVYPIRNKAFKQDTPILDCPTCGRENAIAGIWSDDTKEYFVPRQCNKCRDQQPARSAAASRPVSASCRDCGLTFPKSQLKYGRCPSCAKKDDERRARANTLDPSRLCTRCQKPYITYGNVEWHQRNGRAVPTTHKAGYGGSYPTDCVPTMTSPPRTVGTSFAAKPNPQPKAGFWARLSKWFSGS